From Cellulophaga lytica DSM 7489, a single genomic window includes:
- a CDS encoding cytochrome c oxidase subunit II: MITVLTITVLVLIAIAIWQMTKIFELSQLRAAKNETATDNDNKVNGYLMFAFLVFIYGITIFSFYKYTKVLLPESASAHGAEYDSLMFVSMLIIFFVQTITQFLLHYFAYKYRGEKGKKALFYADNHKLEFIWTIIPVIVLAGLILWGLYTWTNIMDINDEDDPLVVELYAQQFNWTARYAGDDNVLGEANVRMIDIDNANILGLDESDPNGADDIIVKELHLPVGRKVNFHMRSQDVLHSAYMPHFRAQMNCVPGMITQFSFTPIKTTAEMRQDPDVIDKVKRANKIRAAKAAAGEPNSDPWEYDYILLCNKICGKSHYNMQMKIIVETQEEYDKWIASQKTFGGEAATGVAVK, encoded by the coding sequence ATGATTACAGTTTTAACTATAACGGTTTTAGTCTTAATAGCCATAGCAATTTGGCAAATGACCAAAATTTTTGAATTGTCGCAACTTAGAGCGGCTAAAAATGAAACAGCAACGGATAACGATAACAAAGTTAACGGTTACCTAATGTTTGCTTTCTTAGTATTTATATATGGTATAACAATATTTAGTTTCTACAAGTATACTAAAGTATTGTTGCCAGAGTCTGCTTCTGCTCATGGTGCAGAATATGATAGTTTGATGTTTGTATCAATGCTTATTATTTTCTTTGTACAGACTATTACGCAGTTCCTATTACACTATTTTGCATACAAATACCGTGGGGAAAAAGGAAAGAAAGCGTTGTTTTATGCAGACAATCATAAGTTAGAGTTTATTTGGACAATTATTCCAGTAATTGTTTTGGCAGGTTTAATCCTTTGGGGGTTATATACTTGGACAAACATTATGGATATTAATGACGAAGATGATCCTTTAGTAGTAGAATTATATGCACAACAGTTTAATTGGACTGCTAGGTATGCAGGAGATGATAATGTACTAGGTGAAGCTAATGTTAGAATGATTGACATTGATAATGCAAATATTTTAGGTTTAGATGAGTCTGATCCTAACGGGGCAGATGATATTATTGTTAAAGAATTGCATTTGCCAGTAGGTAGAAAAGTTAATTTTCATATGCGTTCTCAAGATGTATTGCATTCAGCTTATATGCCTCATTTTAGAGCACAAATGAACTGTGTTCCAGGTATGATTACACAATTTTCATTTACACCAATTAAGACTACAGCAGAAATGCGTCAAGATCCAGATGTAATTGATAAGGTAAAAAGAGCAAATAAAATTAGAGCTGCTAAAGCTGCGGCCGGAGAGCCAAATAGCGATCCTTGGGAGTATGATTATATTTTACTTTGTAATAAAATTTGTGGTAAATCTCACTACAATATGCAAATGAAAATAATTGTTGAGACTCAGGAAGAGTATGACAAGTGGATAGCTTCTCAAAAAACTTTTGGTGGCGAAGCTGCAACAGGAGTAGCTGTAAAATAA
- a CDS encoding c-type cytochrome, translating into MKIFKNIGLVLGVALLMASCADKNSPNYQYMPNMYEAVGYETYQQVDFLPSGMEAALPVENTISRGHMPYEFANDIEGKELARLQGSPLDSLKTEANLAKGKELYAINCAICHGNKGDGQGNLVKREKILGVPSYADAGRNITVGSTYHTIYYGLNSMGSYANQLNHDERWQVAEYVMQLKQDLTK; encoded by the coding sequence ATGAAGATATTTAAAAATATAGGTTTGGTTTTAGGAGTTGCTCTTCTTATGGCATCTTGTGCAGATAAGAATAGTCCTAATTACCAGTATATGCCTAATATGTACGAAGCAGTAGGTTATGAAACATACCAACAAGTAGATTTTTTACCTAGTGGTATGGAGGCTGCACTGCCAGTAGAGAACACTATTTCTAGAGGTCATATGCCTTACGAGTTTGCAAATGATATAGAAGGTAAAGAGTTGGCACGTTTACAAGGTAGCCCATTAGATTCTTTAAAAACTGAAGCTAACCTTGCTAAAGGAAAAGAACTATACGCTATTAACTGTGCAATTTGTCACGGAAATAAAGGTGATGGTCAAGGGAACTTGGTGAAGAGAGAAAAAATATTAGGTGTTCCTAGCTATGCAGATGCAGGAAGAAATATTACTGTAGGTAGCACTTACCATACTATTTATTACGGATTAAATTCGATGGGTTCTTACGCTAATCAACTTAATCACGATGAACGTTGGCAAGTTGCAGAATACGTAATGCAATTGAAACAAGACTTAACTAAATAA
- a CDS encoding cytochrome c oxidase subunit I, translating into MSGTHEHDDDHGHHHKETFITKYIFSMDHKMIAKQYLITGLIMGFIGIAMSLLFRMQLAWPGESFPLFEAVLGKWAPGGVMDADVYLALVTMHGTIMVFFVLTAGLSGTFSNLLIPLQIGARDMASGLLNMISYWLFFTSAVIMVCSLFVESGPAAAGWTIYPPLSALPMAQSGSGAGMTLWLVSMAIFIASSLLGSLNYIVTVINLRTKGMSMTRLPLTTWALFVTAIIGVVSFPVLFSAALLLIMDRSFGTSFFLSDIFIQGEVLHYQGGSPVLYEHLFWFLGHPEVYIVILPAMGIVSDVMATNARKPIFGYRAMIMSIIAIAFLSTIVWGHHMFISGMNPFLGSVFTFTTLLIAIPSAVKAFNWITTIWKGNLQMNVAMLFSIGFVSTFITGGLTGIILGDSTLDINVHDTYFVVAHFHLVMGISALYGLLAGVYHWFPKMFGRMMNKNLGYVHFWITAICAYGVFFPMHFVGMAGVPRRYYENTAFPMFDELTDVNILITVFALIAGATQLVFVGNFIYSIFYGKKAEQNPWNATTLEWTTPVEHIHGNWPGAIPEVHRWAYDYSKTNENGDYVLPGQDFVPQIVPLQAGEEELTH; encoded by the coding sequence ATGTCAGGAACACACGAACACGACGACGATCACGGACATCATCACAAAGAAACCTTCATTACTAAATACATATTTAGTATGGATCACAAGATGATTGCAAAGCAGTATTTAATTACTGGTTTAATAATGGGTTTCATTGGTATAGCAATGTCATTGTTATTTAGAATGCAATTGGCTTGGCCAGGTGAATCTTTTCCTTTATTTGAAGCTGTATTGGGTAAATGGGCACCAGGTGGTGTTATGGATGCCGATGTATATTTAGCATTGGTAACTATGCACGGTACTATTATGGTATTCTTTGTACTTACAGCTGGTTTAAGTGGTACTTTTAGTAACTTACTTATTCCTCTACAAATTGGAGCTAGAGATATGGCTTCAGGATTGTTAAATATGATATCATACTGGTTGTTTTTTACTTCTGCAGTTATTATGGTTTGTTCTCTTTTTGTGGAGTCTGGACCAGCAGCAGCAGGTTGGACAATCTACCCACCACTTTCTGCATTACCAATGGCACAATCTGGTTCTGGTGCAGGTATGACATTGTGGTTGGTTTCTATGGCTATATTTATTGCATCATCATTATTAGGTTCATTAAACTATATTGTAACAGTAATTAACTTAAGAACAAAAGGTATGTCTATGACAAGATTACCTTTAACTACTTGGGCACTATTTGTTACAGCTATTATAGGTGTTGTTTCTTTCCCTGTATTATTTTCAGCAGCATTGTTGTTAATAATGGATAGAAGTTTTGGAACATCATTCTTCTTGTCTGATATATTTATACAAGGCGAGGTGTTACATTACCAAGGTGGATCTCCTGTATTGTATGAGCACTTATTCTGGTTCTTAGGACACCCAGAAGTATATATTGTTATATTACCTGCAATGGGTATTGTATCAGATGTTATGGCAACTAATGCTCGTAAACCAATATTTGGTTATAGAGCTATGATTATGTCTATCATTGCTATTGCTTTCTTATCTACAATTGTATGGGGTCACCATATGTTTATATCAGGTATGAATCCTTTCTTGGGATCTGTATTTACATTTACAACATTATTAATTGCTATACCTTCTGCAGTAAAAGCTTTTAACTGGATTACTACAATCTGGAAAGGTAACTTACAAATGAATGTAGCAATGTTGTTCTCGATTGGTTTTGTGTCAACGTTTATTACTGGTGGTTTAACTGGTATTATTTTAGGAGATAGTACATTAGATATTAATGTTCATGATACTTATTTTGTAGTAGCTCACTTCCACTTAGTAATGGGTATATCTGCATTATATGGTTTACTTGCTGGTGTGTACCACTGGTTCCCTAAAATGTTTGGTAGAATGATGAATAAAAACTTGGGTTATGTTCATTTCTGGATAACTGCAATTTGTGCTTATGGTGTTTTCTTTCCAATGCACTTTGTAGGTATGGCTGGTGTACCAAGACGTTATTATGAAAACACTGCATTCCCTATGTTTGATGAGCTTACAGATGTTAATATTTTAATTACTGTTTTTGCTTTAATAGCTGGTGCAACACAATTGGTATTTGTTGGTAATTTCATCTACAGTATTTTCTACGGTAAAAAAGCTGAGCAAAACCCATGGAATGCAACTACGTTAGAGTGGACAACTCCTGTAGAGCACATTCACGGAAACTGGCCTGGTGCAATACCAGAAGTTCACAGATGGGCATATGATTATAGTAAAACTAATGAAAACGGAGATTACGTATTACCTGGGCAAGATTTTGTACCTCAGATAGTACCGCTTCAAGCTGGTGAAGAAGAACTAACTCACTAG
- a CDS encoding DUF3341 domain-containing protein, with protein MASKVIHAFYNDDDILMLAVKKVKAAKHHIEEVYCPFPVHGLDKAMGLAPTRIAITAFIYGCIGITIATLMMNYIMIEDWPQDIGGKPSFSYLENMPAFVPIMFELTVFFAAHLMVITFYMRSKLWPFKQAENPDVRTTDDLFLMEIEIHDNEEELKSLLADTGAVEINISEK; from the coding sequence ATGGCATCTAAAGTTATTCACGCATTTTATAATGATGATGATATATTGATGCTCGCTGTTAAGAAAGTAAAAGCAGCTAAGCATCATATAGAAGAGGTATATTGTCCTTTTCCTGTTCACGGATTAGACAAAGCTATGGGGCTTGCTCCTACCAGAATAGCCATAACTGCTTTTATTTATGGGTGTATAGGTATCACAATAGCAACTCTTATGATGAATTACATCATGATAGAGGACTGGCCTCAGGATATAGGTGGTAAACCTAGTTTTAGTTACCTAGAAAATATGCCCGCATTTGTTCCTATTATGTTTGAGCTTACTGTATTCTTTGCAGCACACTTAATGGTTATTACTTTTTATATGAGAAGTAAATTATGGCCTTTTAAACAAGCTGAGAATCCAGACGTAAGAACTACTGATGATCTATTTTTAATGGAAATAGAAATTCATGATAATGAAGAAGAGTTAAAATCTTTATTAGCAGATACAGGAGCAGTAGAAATTAATATTTCAGAAAAATAG
- the nrfD gene encoding NrfD/PsrC family molybdoenzyme membrane anchor subunit yields MASHYEAPIRKPLVIGDKGYHDVTVDIAAPVEGKANKQWWIVFSIALIAFLWGVGCIIYTVSTGIGTWGLNKTVGWAWDITNFVWWVGIGHAGTLISAVLLLFRQKWRMAINRSAEAMTIFSVVQAGLFPIIHMGRPWLAYWVLPIPNQFGSLWVNFNSPLLWDVFAISTYLSVSLVFWWTGLLPDFAMLRDRAIKPFQKKIYSLLSFGWTGRAKDWQRFEEVSLVLAGLATPLVLSVHTIVSFDFATSVIPGWHTTIFPPYFVAGAIFSGFAMVNTLLIIMRKVCSLEAYITIQHIELMNIVIMITGSIVGCAYITELFMAWYSGVEYEQYAFLNRATGPYAWAYWAMMSCNVFSPQFMWSKKLRTSIMFSFAISIVVNIGMWFERFVIIVTSLHRDYLPSSWTMFSPTFVDIGIFIGTIGFFFVLFLLYSRTFPVIAQAEVKSILKSSGSKYKKLRDAGKPLYTMPEKTIYTNTVAATAVPAEEVVVNNDEEKVSDLLSSIGKFDVATDTPDDLKQVKGIGPQMEQTLNQIGIYSFAQVSKMTQKEYDLLDSITGSFPGRAQRDDWAGQAKNLNNNK; encoded by the coding sequence ATGGCGTCGCATTACGAAGCACCTATACGAAAACCCCTAGTAATTGGAGATAAAGGATACCACGATGTAACTGTGGATATTGCTGCTCCTGTAGAAGGGAAAGCAAATAAGCAGTGGTGGATTGTTTTCTCTATTGCATTAATAGCATTCCTTTGGGGAGTTGGTTGTATAATTTACACAGTATCTACAGGTATTGGTACTTGGGGATTAAATAAAACAGTAGGATGGGCCTGGGATATTACCAACTTTGTATGGTGGGTAGGTATTGGGCACGCAGGAACATTAATTTCTGCAGTACTATTGCTTTTTAGACAAAAATGGAGAATGGCAATTAACCGTTCTGCAGAAGCAATGACAATTTTTTCTGTAGTACAAGCAGGTTTATTTCCAATAATACATATGGGTCGTCCTTGGTTGGCGTACTGGGTATTACCTATTCCAAACCAATTTGGTTCATTATGGGTAAACTTTAACTCACCTTTATTATGGGATGTATTTGCAATTTCTACATACTTATCTGTATCATTAGTTTTCTGGTGGACGGGTCTTTTACCAGATTTTGCAATGTTGCGTGATAGAGCAATTAAGCCGTTTCAGAAAAAAATATATAGTTTATTAAGTTTCGGGTGGACAGGTAGAGCTAAAGATTGGCAACGTTTTGAAGAGGTTTCTCTTGTTTTAGCTGGTTTGGCAACTCCACTTGTACTTTCTGTACATACAATTGTATCTTTTGATTTTGCTACATCTGTAATTCCGGGTTGGCATACAACAATATTCCCTCCTTACTTTGTGGCGGGTGCAATTTTCTCTGGGTTTGCAATGGTAAACACATTGCTTATAATTATGAGAAAAGTATGTAGTTTAGAAGCTTACATTACAATTCAGCATATAGAATTAATGAACATTGTAATTATGATTACTGGTTCTATAGTTGGTTGTGCATACATTACAGAGCTGTTTATGGCTTGGTATTCTGGAGTAGAGTATGAGCAGTATGCATTTTTAAACAGAGCAACAGGTCCTTACGCTTGGGCATATTGGGCAATGATGTCTTGTAACGTTTTCTCTCCACAGTTTATGTGGTCTAAAAAATTACGTACTAGTATTATGTTCTCTTTTGCTATATCTATTGTAGTAAACATAGGAATGTGGTTTGAGCGTTTTGTGATTATTGTAACATCATTACACAGAGATTATTTACCATCTTCATGGACAATGTTCTCTCCTACATTTGTAGATATAGGTATTTTTATTGGTACAATAGGTTTCTTCTTTGTATTGTTCTTGTTGTATTCTAGAACATTCCCTGTAATAGCTCAGGCAGAAGTTAAATCAATTCTTAAGTCTTCTGGTAGTAAATACAAGAAATTAAGAGATGCTGGTAAACCATTATATACTATGCCAGAAAAAACAATATATACAAATACGGTTGCTGCAACAGCAGTTCCTGCTGAAGAGGTAGTTGTTAATAATGATGAAGAAAAGGTTTCAGACTTATTAAGTTCTATAGGTAAGTTTGATGTGGCAACAGATACGCCAGATGACCTTAAGCAGGTTAAAGGTATTGGTCCACAGATGGAACAGACACTAAATCAGATTGGGATATATAGCTTTGCTCAGGTTAGTAAAATGACTCAGAAAGAGTATGATTTGTTAGATTCTATAACAGGATCTTTCCCAGGAAGAGCACAGAGAGATGATTGGGCTGGACAAGCCAAGAACTTAAATAACAATAAATAA
- a CDS encoding GIN domain-containing protein, whose product MFKQFILSVFLLATATGIAQKKPKIKGSKTVIEVTNELTPFNAIKVADNLRLELKKARENSYTFIGDDNLLDVLKFEVIDSVLEISSFYRIVSKKKLELTVNYVNLNGITMLNGRLDMKDIVTTDYLDINLQGGAKLNLNTLANSVGISMSGASNAELNVDCDDVSVTLDQKSNLGLYMVAKAAKITMHGNADAKLQGAVTDFNIDLFGNSQLRAEALKGTNVSLNLDESPDAKIFVSENLELSSKGGSRTYLYGTPKITIVDFLNASQLIKKE is encoded by the coding sequence ATGTTTAAGCAATTTATTCTAAGTGTGTTCTTGCTTGCTACGGCAACAGGTATTGCACAAAAAAAACCAAAAATTAAGGGCAGTAAAACTGTTATTGAAGTCACGAATGAGTTGACCCCTTTTAATGCTATTAAAGTAGCAGATAATTTACGCCTAGAATTAAAAAAAGCAAGAGAAAACAGTTACACTTTTATAGGTGATGACAATCTATTAGATGTACTTAAGTTTGAAGTTATTGATAGCGTTTTGGAAATTAGTTCTTTCTATAGAATTGTATCTAAAAAAAAGTTAGAGCTTACAGTTAATTATGTTAATTTAAACGGTATTACAATGCTTAATGGTCGTTTAGATATGAAAGATATTGTTACTACAGACTATTTAGACATAAACCTGCAAGGAGGTGCAAAACTAAATTTAAATACCTTGGCTAACAGTGTAGGTATTTCTATGTCTGGTGCAAGTAATGCAGAGTTAAATGTAGACTGCGATGATGTGTCTGTTACTTTAGATCAAAAAAGCAACTTGGGACTTTATATGGTTGCTAAAGCGGCTAAAATTACAATGCATGGTAACGCAGATGCAAAGTTGCAAGGAGCCGTTACAGATTTTAATATAGACCTTTTTGGAAATTCACAATTAAGAGCAGAAGCCTTAAAAGGTACAAATGTGTCTTTAAATTTAGATGAATCTCCAGATGCGAAAATATTTGTATCAGAAAACTTAGAACTTTCCTCTAAAGGTGGTTCTAGAACATATTTGTACGGTACACCTAAAATTACAATAGTTGATTTCCTAAATGCATCACAATTAATAAAAAAGGAATAG
- a CDS encoding TAT-variant-translocated molybdopterin oxidoreductase has protein sequence MSSNKKYWKSEAELNPNDSIVEALKQNEFVQEIPVEDFLGDKEGLASSSTNRRDFLKYVGFSTAAATMAACEGPVVKSIPYVVQPDQIIPGVANYYATTIADGFDFASVLVKTREGRPIKIENNTDAKVNGSANARVQASVLSLYDSKRLQGPLAKGEAVEWSALDAAVKSKLTALKGSGKQIALLTQTYASPSTSRLIAEFKGVYGENVNHVTYDAISADAALNAFEEKYGERALADYDFEKAELIVSFGADFLGDWQGGGYDSGYSAGRVPKNGKMSRHIQFEANMSLTGANADKRVLLTPTQQKIALAKFYAKVMNVSVGGELPAAAEKAVLAAAEEFEKAKGKAVVVTGLDDKDAQAVVLAINEKQASVAFDAKAPKYVRQGNAKAVAKLVADMKAGKVGALIMDGVNPAYTMPNATEFTDALSKVDLSVAFSQSNNETVAVSSYAAAAPNYLESWGDVQIKKGHYALMQPTIKEIFDTRQFQSSLLVWMGSDKTYYDYIKETWSSSILGEGKWNQALHDGVYKAPSTIIDVVEETVASIVSEEEPIVSSLVDLSMAASKLSKASSSGMELALYSKVGMGDGQQANNPWLQEFPDPITRVSWDNYVTVSKADAEKLGLVNDHVANGGLDGSKVNLKVGNVELKEVPVIIQPGQASGSVGLSFGYGRKAGLQAEMQTGVNAYALYQGGVSNQSVSVSKAEGMHEFACVQLHKTLMGRGDIIKETTLEIFNTKDHAEWNPVPKVSLDHNEVDAVSVSLWDDFDRSVGHHFNLSIDLNACTGCGACVIACHAENNVPVVGKDEVRKSRDMHWLRIDRYYSSEDTFEGDNVKKDEFDGLTGDKGSLGGFGELEDPSANPQVAFQPVMCQHCNHAPCETVCPVAATSHSRQGQNHMAYNRCVGTRYCANNCPYKVRRFNWFLYNNNDEFNYHMNNDLGKMVINPDVNVRSRGVMEKCSMCIQMTQKSILDAKRDGRTVKDSEFQTACSAACSSGAMVFGDVNDKESEVAELKESNRMYHLLEHIGTKPNVFYHVKVRNTQES, from the coding sequence ATGTCATCAAACAAAAAATATTGGAAAAGCGAAGCGGAGTTAAATCCTAACGATTCCATTGTTGAGGCGCTAAAACAGAACGAATTTGTTCAGGAGATTCCTGTTGAAGATTTCTTAGGTGATAAGGAAGGTTTAGCGAGTAGTTCTACTAATAGGAGGGATTTCTTAAAGTATGTAGGTTTTAGTACTGCTGCTGCAACAATGGCTGCTTGTGAAGGGCCTGTTGTAAAATCAATACCTTATGTTGTTCAGCCAGATCAAATTATTCCTGGTGTTGCTAATTATTATGCAACAACAATAGCAGATGGTTTTGACTTTGCAAGTGTTTTGGTAAAAACTCGTGAGGGTAGGCCAATAAAAATTGAAAATAATACAGATGCTAAGGTAAACGGGTCTGCAAATGCTCGTGTGCAAGCTTCTGTTTTGTCATTATATGATAGTAAAAGATTGCAAGGTCCTTTGGCTAAAGGAGAGGCTGTAGAGTGGTCTGCTTTAGATGCTGCGGTAAAATCAAAACTTACTGCGTTAAAAGGTTCTGGTAAACAAATAGCATTGTTAACGCAAACTTACGCTAGTCCGTCTACTTCTAGATTGATTGCTGAGTTTAAGGGTGTTTACGGTGAAAATGTAAATCATGTTACTTATGATGCTATTTCTGCTGATGCTGCTTTAAATGCTTTTGAAGAAAAGTATGGTGAAAGAGCGTTGGCTGATTATGACTTTGAAAAAGCTGAGTTAATTGTTTCTTTTGGAGCAGATTTTCTTGGTGATTGGCAAGGTGGTGGATATGACAGTGGATATTCTGCTGGTCGTGTTCCAAAAAATGGTAAAATGTCAAGGCACATCCAGTTTGAGGCAAATATGTCATTAACTGGTGCTAATGCAGATAAAAGAGTTTTGTTAACTCCTACGCAACAAAAAATTGCTTTAGCTAAATTTTATGCTAAAGTGATGAATGTGTCTGTAGGAGGTGAGTTACCTGCTGCTGCAGAAAAGGCTGTTTTGGCTGCTGCAGAAGAGTTTGAAAAGGCTAAAGGTAAGGCTGTTGTTGTTACGGGGCTAGATGATAAAGATGCGCAAGCAGTTGTTTTAGCAATTAATGAGAAGCAAGCAAGTGTTGCTTTTGATGCTAAAGCTCCAAAATATGTAAGACAAGGTAATGCTAAAGCTGTTGCTAAATTAGTAGCAGATATGAAAGCTGGTAAAGTAGGTGCACTTATTATGGATGGTGTAAACCCTGCTTATACAATGCCAAATGCAACTGAGTTTACAGATGCGTTGTCTAAGGTAGATTTGTCTGTTGCTTTTTCGCAAAGTAATAATGAGACTGTAGCTGTTTCTTCTTATGCTGCTGCTGCTCCTAATTACTTAGAGTCTTGGGGTGATGTTCAAATTAAAAAAGGACATTACGCATTAATGCAGCCAACAATTAAAGAAATTTTTGATACGCGTCAGTTCCAATCATCATTATTAGTGTGGATGGGTTCTGATAAAACGTATTATGATTATATTAAGGAAACTTGGAGTTCTTCTATATTAGGAGAAGGGAAGTGGAACCAGGCATTACATGATGGTGTTTATAAAGCTCCTTCAACTATTATAGATGTTGTAGAGGAAACTGTAGCTTCAATTGTTTCTGAAGAAGAGCCAATAGTATCGTCTCTTGTAGACTTATCTATGGCGGCTTCAAAATTATCTAAAGCATCTTCATCTGGTATGGAGTTAGCTTTGTACTCTAAAGTAGGTATGGGTGATGGTCAGCAGGCTAATAATCCATGGTTGCAAGAGTTTCCAGATCCAATTACAAGAGTTTCTTGGGATAATTACGTTACTGTATCTAAAGCTGATGCTGAAAAGTTAGGTCTTGTTAATGATCATGTTGCTAACGGAGGTTTAGATGGTAGTAAAGTAAATCTTAAAGTAGGAAATGTTGAGTTAAAAGAAGTTCCAGTAATTATTCAGCCTGGTCAGGCTTCTGGTTCTGTAGGGCTTTCTTTTGGCTATGGAAGAAAAGCTGGTTTACAAGCAGAAATGCAAACTGGTGTTAATGCGTATGCATTATATCAAGGAGGTGTTTCTAATCAATCTGTATCCGTGTCTAAAGCAGAAGGTATGCATGAGTTTGCTTGTGTACAGCTTCATAAGACATTAATGGGTAGAGGTGATATAATCAAAGAAACTACATTAGAAATTTTTAATACTAAAGATCATGCAGAATGGAATCCTGTTCCTAAAGTATCTTTAGATCATAACGAAGTGGACGCTGTTTCAGTTAGTCTTTGGGATGATTTTGATCGCTCTGTTGGTCATCACTTTAACTTGTCAATAGATTTAAATGCATGTACTGGTTGTGGAGCTTGTGTTATAGCTTGTCACGCAGAAAATAACGTGCCTGTTGTTGGTAAGGATGAAGTGCGTAAGTCTAGAGATATGCACTGGTTGCGTATAGATAGATATTATTCTTCTGAAGATACGTTTGAAGGAGATAATGTTAAGAAAGATGAATTTGATGGTTTAACTGGAGATAAGGGTTCTTTAGGTGGATTTGGTGAGTTGGAAGATCCTTCTGCTAATCCTCAAGTAGCTTTTCAGCCAGTAATGTGTCAGCACTGTAATCACGCTCCATGTGAAACAGTTTGTCCTGTTGCTGCAACGTCTCACAGTAGACAAGGTCAAAACCATATGGCGTATAACAGATGTGTTGGTACAAGATATTGTGCAAATAACTGTCCGTATAAAGTACGTCGTTTTAACTGGTTCTTGTATAATAACAATGACGAGTTTAATTACCATATGAATAACGATTTAGGTAAAATGGTAATTAACCCAGATGTAAATGTTCGTTCTCGTGGAGTAATGGAGAAATGCTCTATGTGTATTCAAATGACTCAAAAGTCTATTTTAGATGCTAAGAGAGACGGACGCACAGTAAAAGATAGTGAATTCCAAACAGCTTGTTCTGCTGCATGTAGTAGTGGTGCAATGGTATTTGGAGATGTAAATGATAAAGAAAGTGAAGTTGCTGAGTTAAAAGAAAGCAACCGTATGTATCATTTATTAGAGCACATTGGTACAAAGCCAAATGTTTTCTATCATGTTAAAGTGAGAAATACACAAGAATCATAA
- the ruvB gene encoding Holliday junction branch migration DNA helicase RuvB — protein MNENLDPTSENFSSEEFDIERALRPLSFDDFAGQDQVLENLKVFVEAANQRGEALDHTLFHGPPGLGKTTLAHILANELGVGIKVTSGPVLDKPGDLAGLLTNLEERDVLFIDEIHRLSPIVEEYLYSAMEDYKIDIMIESGPNARSVQINLNPFTLIGATTRSGLLTAPMRARFGIQSRLQYYTTELLSTIAERSADILNVPIDLEAAIEIAGRSRGTPRICNALLRRVRDFAQIKGNGKIDIEISRFGLNALNVDAHGLDEMDNKILTTIIDKFKGGPVGITTLATAVSESAETIEEVYEPFLIQQGFIMRTPRGREVTELAYKHLGRIKGSVQGGLF, from the coding sequence ATGAATGAAAACCTAGACCCAACATCAGAAAATTTTTCTTCTGAAGAGTTTGATATAGAAAGAGCATTAAGACCCTTAAGTTTTGATGATTTTGCTGGTCAAGATCAAGTTTTAGAAAACTTAAAAGTTTTTGTTGAAGCAGCAAACCAAAGAGGAGAAGCTTTAGATCACACCCTTTTTCATGGGCCTCCTGGTCTTGGAAAAACTACATTGGCGCATATTTTGGCTAATGAGTTAGGTGTTGGTATAAAGGTTACATCTGGTCCTGTTTTAGATAAGCCGGGAGATTTGGCAGGCTTGCTTACCAATTTAGAGGAAAGAGATGTTCTTTTTATTGATGAAATACATAGACTTAGTCCTATTGTAGAAGAATATTTATATTCTGCTATGGAAGACTATAAAATTGATATAATGATAGAGTCAGGGCCAAATGCGCGCTCTGTACAGATAAATCTTAATCCTTTTACCCTAATTGGTGCAACAACACGTTCTGGGCTTTTAACAGCTCCTATGCGTGCTCGTTTTGGTATACAAAGTAGGTTACAATATTACACTACAGAGTTGCTGTCTACTATAGCTGAACGTAGTGCAGATATTTTAAATGTGCCTATAGATTTAGAAGCTGCAATAGAAATAGCGGGTAGAAGCAGAGGTACACCCAGAATTTGTAATGCTTTGTTGAGAAGAGTTAGAGATTTTGCACAGATAAAAGGTAATGGTAAAATTGATATAGAAATTTCTAGGTTTGGATTAAATGCGTTAAATGTAGATGCACACGGTTTAGACGAAATGGACAATAAAATATTAACTACTATTATAGATAAATTTAAGGGAGGCCCAGTTGGTATAACTACTTTGGCAACAGCAGTGTCTGAAAGTGCAGAAACTATAGAAGAAGTGTATGAGCCTTTTTTAATACAACAAGGCTTTATTATGCGTACTCCTCGTGGTAGAGAAGTAACAGAGTTAGCATACAAACATTTGGGAAGAATAAAAGGAAGCGTACAAGGAGGTTTGTTTTAA